One genomic segment of Musa acuminata AAA Group cultivar baxijiao chromosome BXJ3-3, Cavendish_Baxijiao_AAA, whole genome shotgun sequence includes these proteins:
- the LOC135632354 gene encoding uncharacterized protein LOC135632354 isoform X1 gives MEQEIKAEFESSGFSVDDDDQILQKCLTYCINYKLSPSDLVSNWEIYYLNRQLNGLKLENAHMDGFLSYLQNETKQKIIKEDSRLHVYSSDDVEMLLGDDHDSTVGILNTPNSQYKKLHVDTYNSVSTPKTKENLLSSKDATDISSRITPFGQRISKFTSQFVFNSESVENRLSGQELNDMEDDIIRRVQTTERCNLQVHNLQPQSDCRFMYDRTKDRFNYLDNRIRKHANAFTSYGLYGEPSDATLASQKNTFAVGMVCCDGEGHLNEKSILMQGSIELSGGRRVRLDLQKLAHFSLFPGQVIGVEGHNPSGHCLIATKVIDYLPSSLDDDLPPAKKLAMDQDYQPTSSNDSRVLSLLIAAGPFTTTDNLLFEPLKELLAYASRRQPQLVILMGPFVDSDHPEIKRGTVDRVFDDIFHVEILRKLHDYTKYMGPSARVILLPSIRDAHHDFVFPQPAFDIRLPDDISHQIACLPNPGLFSANEITFGCCTIDILKQLSGEEISRTSTDTMSGDRMGRLVTHILGQQSYYPLYPPSLGVPLDLSLAPEALDIPLIPDILILPSDLSPFVKALSHKENDAEAATKCMCVNPGRLAKGIGGGTFVELHYNSEPEKSNASIIRI, from the exons ATGGAGCAAGAGATCAAAGCCGAGTTCGAGAGTAGCGGCTTCTCTGTCGACGATGACGACCAAATCCTCCAGAAAT GTCTCACTTACTGCATCAATTACAAGCTCAGCCCTTCCGATCTTGTATCCAATTGGGAGATCTACTATCTTAACAG gcaGCTAAACGGCTTGAAGTTAGAAAATGCTCACATGGATGGTTTCTTGTCCTATCTGCAAAATGAGACGAAGCAGAAGATTATTAAGGAGGATTCCCGCTTGCATGTTTACTCCAGTGATGACGTCGAAAT GCTTCTAGGTGATGACCATGATTCCACAGTGGGTATTCTCAACACCCCAAACAGTCAATACAAGAAGCTACATGTGGATACATATAATTCTGTATCGACTCCTAAAACAAAGGAGAATCTTTTGTCATCAAAAGATGCAACTGACATAAGCAGTCGTATCACTCCTTTCGGACAAAGGATTAGCAAGTTCacatcacaatttgtcttcaattCTGAGAGTGTGGAGAATAGGTTAAGCGGTCAAGAGCTCAACGACATGGAGGATGACATTATAAGACGAGTCCAAACTACCGAAAGATGCAATTTGCAGGTGCATAACTTGCAGCCGCAATCAGATTGTAGGTTCATGTATGACAGGACAAAAGATCGG TTTAATTACCTAGATAACCGGATTAGGAAGCATGCAAATGCATTCACGTCATATGGCCTTTACGGAGAACCCTCTGATGCTACTTTGGCTTCCCAG AAAAATACGTTTGCAGTTGGGATGGTTTGTTGTGATGGAGAAGGCCATCTAAATGAAAAATCCATCTTGATGCAAGGAAG CATCGAGCTTTCTGGGGGACGGCGTGTGCGTCTTGATCTTCAGAAGTTGGCACACTTTTCTTTGTTTCCTGGTCAG GTGATTGGTGTTGAGGGTCATAATCCAAGTGGACATTGTTTGATTGCCACAAAAGTAATTGACTACTTGCCCAGTTCCCTTGATGATGATCTGCCTCCTGCTAAGAAGCTAGCAATGGACCAGGACTACCAACCTACATCTTCTAATGACTCAAGAGTGCTATCATTG CTTATTGCAGCAGGTCCTTTCACAACAACTGATAATCTCTTATTTGAGCCTTTGAAGGAACTGCTTGCATATGCAAGTAGGAGGCAGCCTCAACTGGTTATTTTG ATGGGTCCTTTTGTTGATTCTGATCATCCGGAGATAAAAAGAGGAACTGTTGATAGAGTATTCGATGACATTTTCCACGTTGAAATTCTTAGGAAG TTGCATGACTACACCAAGTATATGGGCCCTTCTGCCCGTGTAATCCTTCTGCCATCGATACGTGATGCTCACCATGACTTTGTTTTTCCACAG CCTGCTTTCGATATTCGTCTGCCAGATGATATTTCACATCAG ATAGCTTGCCTTCCAAATCCTGGTCTTTTCAGTGCAAATGAG ATTACCTTTGGCTGTTGTACCATAGATATCTTGAAACAGCTTAGCGGagaagaaatttcaaggacttcaACTGATACGATGTCAGGTGACCGCATGGGGCGACTTGTAACTCATATATTGGGTCAGCAGAG CTATTATCCACTATATCCACCCTCTCTGGGTGTTCCCTTGGATCTTTCGCTTGCACCTGAAGCTTTGGACATTCCCCTTATTCCAGATATCCTAATCCTGCCCTCAGATCTTTCCCCATTTGTAAAG GCCTTGTCTCATAAAGAAAACGATGCAGAAGCCGCCACAAAATGCATGTGTGTGAATCCAGGAAGGTTAGCCAAGGGTATCGGAGGCGGTACCTTTGTGGAGCTTCACTACAACAGTGAACCTGAGAAGTCAAATGCATCGATAATCCGTATCTAG
- the LOC135632354 gene encoding uncharacterized protein LOC135632354 isoform X2 produces MEQEIKAEFESSGFSVDDDDQILQKCLTYCINYKLSPSDLVSNWEIYYLNRQLNGLKLENAHMDGFLSYLQNETKQKIIKEDSRLHVYSSDDVEMLLGDDHDSTVGILNTPNSQYKKLHVDTYNSVSTPKTKENLLSSKDATDISSRITPFGQRISKFTSQFVFNSESVENRLSGQELNDMEDDIIRRVQTTERCNLQVHNLQPQSDCRFMYDRTKDRFNYLDNRIRKHANAFTSYGLYGEPSDATLASQKNTFAVGMVCCDGEGHLNEKSILMQGSIELSGGRRVRLDLQKLAHFSLFPGQVIGVEGHNPSGHCLIATKVIDYLPSSLDDDLPPAKKLAMDQDYQPTSSNDSRVLSLLIAAGPFTTTDNLLFEPLKELLAYASRRQPQLVILMGPFVDSDHPEIKRGTVDRVFDDIFHVEILRKLHDYTKYMGPSARVILLPSIRDAHHDFVFPQIACLPNPGLFSANEITFGCCTIDILKQLSGEEISRTSTDTMSGDRMGRLVTHILGQQSYYPLYPPSLGVPLDLSLAPEALDIPLIPDILILPSDLSPFVKALSHKENDAEAATKCMCVNPGRLAKGIGGGTFVELHYNSEPEKSNASIIRI; encoded by the exons ATGGAGCAAGAGATCAAAGCCGAGTTCGAGAGTAGCGGCTTCTCTGTCGACGATGACGACCAAATCCTCCAGAAAT GTCTCACTTACTGCATCAATTACAAGCTCAGCCCTTCCGATCTTGTATCCAATTGGGAGATCTACTATCTTAACAG gcaGCTAAACGGCTTGAAGTTAGAAAATGCTCACATGGATGGTTTCTTGTCCTATCTGCAAAATGAGACGAAGCAGAAGATTATTAAGGAGGATTCCCGCTTGCATGTTTACTCCAGTGATGACGTCGAAAT GCTTCTAGGTGATGACCATGATTCCACAGTGGGTATTCTCAACACCCCAAACAGTCAATACAAGAAGCTACATGTGGATACATATAATTCTGTATCGACTCCTAAAACAAAGGAGAATCTTTTGTCATCAAAAGATGCAACTGACATAAGCAGTCGTATCACTCCTTTCGGACAAAGGATTAGCAAGTTCacatcacaatttgtcttcaattCTGAGAGTGTGGAGAATAGGTTAAGCGGTCAAGAGCTCAACGACATGGAGGATGACATTATAAGACGAGTCCAAACTACCGAAAGATGCAATTTGCAGGTGCATAACTTGCAGCCGCAATCAGATTGTAGGTTCATGTATGACAGGACAAAAGATCGG TTTAATTACCTAGATAACCGGATTAGGAAGCATGCAAATGCATTCACGTCATATGGCCTTTACGGAGAACCCTCTGATGCTACTTTGGCTTCCCAG AAAAATACGTTTGCAGTTGGGATGGTTTGTTGTGATGGAGAAGGCCATCTAAATGAAAAATCCATCTTGATGCAAGGAAG CATCGAGCTTTCTGGGGGACGGCGTGTGCGTCTTGATCTTCAGAAGTTGGCACACTTTTCTTTGTTTCCTGGTCAG GTGATTGGTGTTGAGGGTCATAATCCAAGTGGACATTGTTTGATTGCCACAAAAGTAATTGACTACTTGCCCAGTTCCCTTGATGATGATCTGCCTCCTGCTAAGAAGCTAGCAATGGACCAGGACTACCAACCTACATCTTCTAATGACTCAAGAGTGCTATCATTG CTTATTGCAGCAGGTCCTTTCACAACAACTGATAATCTCTTATTTGAGCCTTTGAAGGAACTGCTTGCATATGCAAGTAGGAGGCAGCCTCAACTGGTTATTTTG ATGGGTCCTTTTGTTGATTCTGATCATCCGGAGATAAAAAGAGGAACTGTTGATAGAGTATTCGATGACATTTTCCACGTTGAAATTCTTAGGAAG TTGCATGACTACACCAAGTATATGGGCCCTTCTGCCCGTGTAATCCTTCTGCCATCGATACGTGATGCTCACCATGACTTTGTTTTTCCACAG ATAGCTTGCCTTCCAAATCCTGGTCTTTTCAGTGCAAATGAG ATTACCTTTGGCTGTTGTACCATAGATATCTTGAAACAGCTTAGCGGagaagaaatttcaaggacttcaACTGATACGATGTCAGGTGACCGCATGGGGCGACTTGTAACTCATATATTGGGTCAGCAGAG CTATTATCCACTATATCCACCCTCTCTGGGTGTTCCCTTGGATCTTTCGCTTGCACCTGAAGCTTTGGACATTCCCCTTATTCCAGATATCCTAATCCTGCCCTCAGATCTTTCCCCATTTGTAAAG GCCTTGTCTCATAAAGAAAACGATGCAGAAGCCGCCACAAAATGCATGTGTGTGAATCCAGGAAGGTTAGCCAAGGGTATCGGAGGCGGTACCTTTGTGGAGCTTCACTACAACAGTGAACCTGAGAAGTCAAATGCATCGATAATCCGTATCTAG